GACTATGAGAATGAGAAAGCAGGCATCAGTTATGAGATCCTGAATTTCCTCAAGGACTGGCTTGTGGGTCATATCCAGGGCACTGACAAAAAATATGCAGCACTTTTTATTGAAAAGGGTATTAAATAAACCTGAGATAACTCTTTTCTAATTTTATTTTAATTTACTGATTCGTAGTCAAAACATATTAATTAGTTAAGCCTAATTATTCAGAAGATGACAGATCAGAATATAGAAATAATCCAGGAACCTTACATTCTTCCGGACGCAACTTCACTGAAAGTTCACACTGTCATGAAAGAGAATGTAGACAACCTTGTGTCTGTTTTCAAAGTACTGTCCGATCCTGTCAGGATACGAATTCTTAAAGCACTTCAGGTAACCGAACTTTGCGTATGTGTGCTTGTTGAGATAACAGATTACAAACACTCTGCACTCTCATACCACCTGAAACTCCTGAAGGATGCAGACCTTGTGGATTCAAGAAGGGATAAGAATTTTCAGATATATTATCTCACAGAAACCGGAGATAAATTATTGAGGAGCATTAACTCCTCATTCAAAAAATGAGATCTAATTAAAGACTTATTTATAAATTCATATTTTTTCAGCAGGGAGTGCTGTGTTGAGCTTGACGTAATTGACACCTTTTAGCGCCATTGTCCTTTCTGCAACTGCTTTTACTTCCTCTCCTTCACCATCAAGAATTATGACCTCAAGACAGTTATCATGGTCAAGATGGATGTGGACGGAAGACTTTATAATATGAGAGTAATCATGCTGTATCTCGGTGAGAGCGCTTGAAAGGCCACGCTTGGTATGGTCGTAGATCAATGTGATCGTGCCGACGCGCCTGCCTTTAACGTCGCTCATCCATTCATAATGAGTAATGTAGTTCCTGATAGAATCTCTGATTCCTTCAGAACGGGATGAATAACCCCTTTGTTCAATGATAGAATCAAACTTAGTAAGAAGATTTTCGGGAAGCGATACCCCAATACGCATAAGTTCCTGTTCCATATGATTCACCTATAAAATAATCAAACACAATAAACATAGTAATAATCAATACAGTACTATAATAACATTTAGTATGCATTTCTAGTACATAAATGATACATTAATTAAGACATAAATAATTATAGGACATCTATATAATAAATAATCAATAACAATACTGCTAAAAGGATGATGCAGATGAAAACAGAAGAATTATACTCAGGAAAAGCAAAGACCATCTACAGGACCGAAGACCCTGAAAAGTTGATTTCAGTGTTCAGAGACAGCCTTACTGCATTTGACGGCAAGAAGAAGAGTGAAGCTGCAAACAAAGGCTATTACAATGCCCAGATTTCCAGAAAGATCTTTGAAATGCTCGAAGAAGAAGGTATTCCAACACACTACCTTGGCATGGAATCCGGCAACGAGATGCTTGTCCGTGCTGTAGAGATCATACTTATTGAAGTGATCCCAAGGAACATCGCAGCAGGTTCAATCACCCGCAAATACCCAATAAAGGAAGGAACTGTTTTCAAAACACCTGTACTTGTCATGGATTACAAGAGTGATGAACACGGCGACCCTATGTTAAACGAGGACATCGCTGTTGCAATGGGAGTTGCTACCTATGAAGAGATAGCACAAATACGCGAGATGGCTCTTAAGGTCAATGAGATACTGAAGACCTATCTTGATGAGAAAGGATTCCTGCTCCCTGACTTTAAACTTGAGTTCGGAAGACTTGATGGAAAGATCGTTGTTGCCGATGAGATATCATGTGACACATGCCGCCTCTGGGACAAGAGCACAGGCAAATCAATGGACAAGGACATTTTCCGCTTTGACAAGGGTGACCTTTCAAAAGCATACGAAGAAGTTGCAAGGCGTATCGTACCGGAAATATTCGAATAAGAGCATATCGTAATGAGGGGAAATGATGGAAAATTACGATGTGATAGTTGTAGGTGCCGGTATAAGCGGACTCTTATCCGCACTCACTCTATCCAAACACGGCAACAGAGTACTTGTTCTTGAAAAAAGCAAATTTGTTGGCGGCAACTGTAACAGCTACATGGTTGATGGTTTCCAGGTAGACACAGGCGCTCACGCCATTACACATCTTGAAGTCGGGCCTCTTAGAAGGCTCATGGATAACTATTTTGATTACCTGCCAGTCTTTGAGGACTATGGCAATTATTTTGTGAGAACAAAAGATCATTTCATGAAAGTACCTTCCAATGTGAAGGAATTTGTCACATTCGATGTTCTCCCACGCAAGGACAGGATCGTTCTCACGCAGGCTATTACCAAAGCGCTCACACTTTCCACATTCGGAACTGATCTTTCCAGGGAATCCGTGTATGAGTTCATGCCAACAAACCTGACAGCAGATACATACGATTTTATAGACACTATCTGCCACTTCCTTTCCGGCAAGGACATGAAGCAGACATCAGCGCAGAGAATCCTCACAGGAAGCAGTTTTGTAAGGGACAGTGTTCCTGAGGAACAGCTTGAAAGCATCCTGAAACACAATGAAAAGACAAGCCTGGAACCTGTGCCAAAATCATTCCTGCCACCGAATGTACATACTTCCCTTCAGGCAAAACTGACCAAAGTCTCCAATCCGTTCACATCACTTGGAAGACTTGCCACTAACAAAGTGAGCTATTCTCAGGGATATCCCAGAAAGGGACTGAAAGGCATACTTAACGCAGTCCTGTTCTCACTGCCAAATACCGTTGAGATAAAGACCGACTGTGAAGTGAAGAAGATAATCACTGAAAGAGGGAAAGTAGTCGGTGTTGAAGCTGATGAGGTATACATGGCGGACAAAGTGATCTACACAGGATTTGTCACAGACCTTCCACAAATGATCGAAAGCCTTCCAAATACCTATATTCAGGACCTGAAGAGAGTTGCACATACAAAGAGCCTGACCATATGGACTGGACTTGACTCAGTAGTAGATGAATTCAATTACATCGGTTCTGAGATCTGGTTCAAGGATTCGCCATACTGGGCAATGCCTATAAGCAACTATGACACCTCCCTGGCACCTAAGGGAAAACAGCTCGTTGGTTTTTCGTTCATTCTCGATGCTGTTGATAATGAAGACCTGCAGATCAAAAAAGCATATGACACAATATACAAGGCGATCCCGGGAATTGAAGACCACATCGAAATGACACACAACCAGATCACGGTTCCTGAAAAAGCAGCGGTTACCATTGATGGCTACTTTGCAGATGTGAGAACACCTATCAAGGGGTTATATGCTGCCGGAACTGATACGGATAAAAGAAGTATGGGTGTGACCCGTGCAGCTTATTCTGTTGTGGAATTGCTGAAAAAGATGAGTGAAGACAACTGCCTTCACAAATAAGAAAAATATACTGAAAAAATAAAAGCTTGAGAAGGTTTTACCTTCTCAGGATCATTGTCCTTAACCTGTCGGCTGCATGCTCGGCCTTATCTGCAATGTCGCCTATGCCTCTTACAAGACGGGCAAGGTGATAGACACCAAGCGCGCCAATGACATCCTCATTGCTGAATATCTGTTTGACAAGTTCTTTTTCGATGACATCGACCTGATGCTCCATCTCCTCTACTTTTGTTACAAGATGGAGTGTGTCTTCTACATCCCTTTTGCTGAAAGAGGTTTCCAGAAGTTCACCCAGTGTTGATACAAGATCCTCGTAAAGCTCCACTGTTTCAAGTGTCTTTTTCATAAGTTCATTAAAACCTGTGCGGATCTCATCGGGAGCATCAAATTTCCTCACTGTGAGCCAGAATGCAACTTCCTGGGCATCATCAGATATCGAATCCTGTGGTTTCAGGAAATTGAGCAGATCATTTGCATGTACAGGAAGCATGATAGAAGAGGATAGTTCAGAACGGATGGTCTGTTTGATAACATCTGCCTCATGCTCAATTACATCGATCTCCCTGTTCAGAGCTTCGACCTTTTCCATATCACCATTGCAGTAAGCCTGCACGGATTCATTGAGTTTTCTTACACAATCCCCGCCTTTGTTGGCATGCATAACAAGAGGCTTGAAAGGTGAGCTTGCAAATACATTCAATACGGAACGAATATACTCTTTTCTGATCATATTCCAACTCCCAACAGTCCCGCAAATATCAGTGCAGATGTAAGAGCTGCTACGGGTACGGTAACTATCCAGGAAACAACTATCTTTCCAATTACACTTAAATCAACCGCTGCAAGACCACCTGCAAGACCTACACCAATTACTGACCCTACAAGGGTGTGTGTGGTTGATATTGGTAATGAACTGTAACTATGAAGCACAACTACTGAAGCTGTTGCGAATTCTGCTGAAAAACCTCGGGTTGGAGTAAGTTCTGTGATACGTGTACCGATGGTCTCAATGACACGGTATCCCCATGTAGCCAGTCCGATAACCATTCCAATACCTCCAAGTACCATTACCCAGAGAGGAACGCTCACTCCTGCCATGTCAAGGGAATTGAGTCCTGCATAGATCGGACCGACTGCGTTTGCAACATCATTGGAACCATGTGCGAAGGCAATATAACATGCAGTCATTGTCTGTAAAATAACGAACTTCTTTTCTATGTTATAAGGATCATCGGTTTTCTGAAGAATGAAATATCGAATTATACTGAAAAGAACATAAGCAATTACAGCTCCAAGAAGAGGAGATACAAGCCAACTGCCAACGATCTTGGTTAGTACGGTCCATTTGATCTCGTTGTATCCGATCATTCCATAGTAGCCGGCCATCAGACCAAAACCAAGAACAGCACCTACTATTGAGTGTGTTGTGGATACAGGAAGATTATAGAATGTGGCAAGAGTGATCCAGAAACCTGCTGCAAGAATGGCTGCAAGCATACCTATGGCCACAAGATGAGGGTCTATTGCACTAATGGAATCAATTGGAACGATTCCCTTGGCGATGGTAGAAGTTACCCTCTTTCCAAAAAGTACAGCACCTCCGAACTCAAAAAGGCCTGCGATGATGATTACCTGTTTGATAGACAACGCACCGCTGCCTACTGACGTTCCCATGGCGTTTGCAAGGTCATTGGCACCGATATTCCATGCCATGTACAGACCTGCTGCAACCAGTAACAATACGAGAGGATCGAAAAGACTCATCGACAATATTCTCCACTATATAGATTTAGTATGGCAAAGGAAAACTGGAACATAAATGTGAGTACTATATACTATATAGGTATAAATAAAGTATATAGAACTATTTAGAAGAAGGAATCCAGAGTTCTCTGATAACGGACATCAGGCAACATAGCCGCTTGATCCATCCATTTAGATTTCTCTGTCTTTAAACGACCGGAAATATTTGCAATTGCCTGTTCCACCGACCCGAACTTTTCAGGCTCTTTGCTGAAAGCTTCCCTTACACCTTCTCTTACAACCCATACTCCAAGAGGAGCCCAGTATTCAGGCCGGATCTCCCTTACCATGAAAACAGTAGCCTGTCTTCTTATGGATTTAAGATATTCAAGCGCGCCAAGCCGTGCCGCATAATAACCGCCTGCAAGGTTGGAATATTTTGTTTTTCCTGCAAAACCCTCGTGATCTGCCTCTATCCAGGTGCTGCCGCCTGACCAGACCGTGCGGGGCATCCACACTTCTATCAGCTCAAAAGAGAACATTCGGGGAATCAGGATTATCTCGAAATGGTTGCCAAAAACACCGCCGCTGAAAACAGTTACTTCGCTTAACTGCTGGTAGTCCCGTATTTCGGTCAGAAGGTCTTTTCCAACCATGTCATCTACTGCTGTTATTGACCAGCGTGTTGGGACGAGTGTTCTTTCCTGACCCAAAAGACCGATGGAAAGCAGACGTGAGATATGTTCTGCGGGGATATTGCCATCCCAAAGCTCCGAGATGGCATCCTTTGCCAGAGCATCATCGTCATAGACAAGAGAATCAACCTTTTTGGGTACTTTCGGATTTTCAGTTATATCGAACTTCTTGAGGTCGCCCGATGGACCCATAGGGGTCAGCACATTATCGAACTTGAGTTTGTTACTGATAGGTTTATTGAACCATGCTTCAGTATCCACCGGATTCTTAGAGAGAGCAAGCTCCTGGGATTTCTCAATCAGTGGATTGTCAGGAAAACGTGCTCTTTTCACATTGACCCCGGTATTTGCCCTTACAAGCTGGGAGCGGGAAGCAATGACATCCTGTATGCCCATTTTCAGCAATGCCTTTGGGTCTTCAAGCTGCATTGCATCGTCCCCGCAAAGCTGCGGAGGGATCATTGGCCCTGCCATCACATTAGGATAGTTGTGCCTGCCTACAAAAACAGATGGAGGAGATGCTCCGAATATGGATGTTTCTCCTGATGATACAGGGACCACTGATTCAATGGATTTGAATTTTTCAAGGATCGGGCAATATGGCCTTCCGCAGAGACCTTTGCCCTTGCATTTTATGCAAAGATTAGGAGTCAATGACTTCAGCGTCTCCGCAAAGGATACAATATCCGGCATCCGGCTCATTTTTGTTCAGCCAGCCGGAGCGCTGAACGAACTTGCACACGTTGCACATACCTGCAACCTGTTCCCGGGTGCTCATCCCTTCAATTAATCTTGCTGCAAATCTCTGTATCTCTTCCTGGGCTTCCTCTGAGAAATCCACCTCTGCGCCTCTTTTATCATTCAAATACTGAGACACAGCAGCCCTTGATAATTCAAGGATCTCTGCAACTTCCTGCTGGTTCTTTCCGTGTTCCCATATCATACATCTCGCAAGTTCTGCACGGATGGCAGGCAATACACGTTGAACCATGATCTCACATGTTGTTTTCACAGAAAGTCACCTTTTTTGTAAGTATTAGTATTGTTATTTTCTTTTATGAATATAATCTTCAATTGCCATTTTCAAAGCGTCAAGGGCAAAACCCGAGCATCTGTCCTTTCCTTCAGGAAGGCCATCTAAGTAATTGATCACATCTTCGTTTGTTATTGACATGGCTTCATCAACCGTTTTACCCTTTGCCATCTTTGCAACAGCACTTGATGTGGAAATCGCAACAACACATCCGAAGGTTTTGAACTTAACGTCTTCCAGTATATTATCTTTAACCTTTATGGATATATTTATTATATCGCCATCGATTGTACTCCCTATCTGACCTACACCACCGGCATCCTCAATAACCCCTACATTTGAAGGATTACTGAACTCCTCCATTACTTTTTTAGAATACAAACCACTCCTCCTTCCTTAATATCCCTTAGTGTTCCCTGGTTTTTTCTGTTTTCCCTGATTATTTGCCAGCAAGCGGAGACATTGCCCTTAATTTAGCAATTGTTTCCTGCAAAGCATCGACCACATTATCAATATCTTCCATGGTGTTTTCCCTTCCAAGACTCATCCTGAGGGAACCATGTATGAACTCATCTTCTATTTCCAGTGAACTGAGCACATGTGAAGCCTTCAGTGATCTTGAAGAACATGCAGAACCGGTGGATACTGCAATTCCCTGTATATCCAGAAGCATTAGCATGGATTCGCCTTCAACGTATTTAAAACTCATATTAACATTGTTTGGAAGACGTTTTGAAGGATGACCATTCAGGCGAACATCGGAAATAGAATCAAATATCCTGCTGATGAGTGAGTCACGCATCTGGGTCATGTGTATGGAATCATCATCCAGGCGCTTAACTGCAAGTTCCATTGCCTTTCCAAATCCCACAATTGCGGAAACATTCTCGGTTCCTGAACGCATTCCCTTTTCATGATCTCCTCCAAACACTATCGGACTGATATTTGTTCCTTTGCGCACATAAAGAGCTCCGACTCCTTTAGGACCGTGTATCTTATGGGATGAAATTGAGAGCATGTCCACGCCAAGATCATTAACATTAACTGGAATTTTTCCAACACTCTGCACAGCATCAGTATGGAAATAGATATTGTGTTCCTTTGCAATTTCAGATATCTTTTCAATGGGCTGAATAGTACCAACTTCGTTGTTGGCGTGCATTACCGATATAAGAGCAGTGTTTTCCTTGATAGATCTTTCAAGTATCTTCACATCAACTACACCATCAGCATCTACAGGGACATATGTGACCTCGTGGCCAAGACTTTCAAGAAAAGCACAGGTATTGAGAACTGCCGGATGCTCGATTACAGAAGTGATAACGTGCTTTTTTCCGGCATTATATGAAACCACGCCCCTTATTGCAAGATTGTCAGACTCAGTTCCTCCTGATGTGAATATTATCTCCTCAGGAACAGCTCCGATTGCATCTGCAACTTGCTTACGTGCCAGGGAAAGAGCTTCTGCAGCCTCGGTTCCAAATGAATGAAGACTGGAAGCATTGCCAAAAGTCTGCGAAAAAAATGGTAACATAGCATCCACAACCAGCGGATCGACCGGAGTGGTTGCACTGTGGTCCATATAGATCCTTTTCATAGTATCTATAATAAGAAGAGAAGACTTCAATAAATAAATATCCTTCAGCAAGTATGCTAAAGAACATAATCAGCTTAGGTGCTGTAAAAACATGTGTGGTTTTCCCACACACGTAAGAATGATATTAATCCTTGATCTGATCTGGAGAAAACCCTTTTTCAATAAGAACATCTTTCATGCGGCCCAGGTGATTACCCTGAAGTTCAACAGCGCTTCCTTTTACGGTTCCACCGCATGCAAATTTAGATTTCAGGTAAGTAGAAAGCTCATGAAGATCGATCTCATGGGCGTCAAAACCCTCTACGACTGTGACTTCTTTACCATACCTTCTTCTGTTTACTTTGACAGTTATTCTTTGCTGCTCTTTAGCCACTTCTTCGCAAATGCAAAGTTCTCTTGGCAATCCGCAGACTGAACACATTTCAGAACTCATCTTGTGGTATTTCCTCCGACATTATTATCTATTTTAAACACTCCATATGCATTTAATTAAATAGATGAATAGAGTAAAACTTCGATGATATTAAAATCTAATGGTAAAGAGGTAGCAACGGACGTTGATTTTGCATGCAGCGCCCTAAAGCACATCAGGGGACTTATGTTCAGTAAGAGGATACCTGAGAACTATGCCCTTGTGTTTGTAATGAAGAAAGCCCAGAGAGTTTCGTTGCATATGCTATTTGTCAATTATCCGATTGATGCTATTTTCCTTGACGAGAAGAAAAGGGTCATTAAAACATCCGGCCTTAAAGCCTGGATAGGCATTTGCTCCTGCGAAGGAAAGGTAAAATACATCATTGAAACATCTCACGGAAAATCTGAAAAATTAAGGATAAAACCCGGGGACTTATTTGAATTTGAGAATCGGTGTCAATAGACTCTGAAGACCTGCATAGAACATATAAATACACACAGATGTTAAAACCTGTTCAAAGAAATGTTTATTACATTCCGGGTTCTTTAAAGCCCTGATAGAATCACTATATTATAATAATACTTTACCGAGGAACATAGATGTTACCTGAAAATGACTTACAGATCATAACAGAGAAAATGGGAAGAGAACCTAATCTCGTAGAACAGGGATGCTTCCTTAACCTTTGGAGCGAGCACTGCTCATACCGCTCAAGCGCACCACTGCTTAAAACCTTCACAACCACCGGAGAAAAGGTTATAATCGGCCCTGGTGACGATGCAGCAATTGTCAGTTTTGGAAACGGATGGGTACTTGCAATAGGAATGGAAAGCCACAACCACCCCTCATACGTTGACCCATACAACGGCGCAGCAACCGGAGTTGGCGGAATTGTGCGTGACATCATTTCCATGGGAGCAAGACCAATCGCACTTATGGACCCGCTCTACTTCGGACCGCTTAACAATCCGAAGAACCTCTACCTTTTCGAGCACATCATCGAAGGAATCGCAGGATACGGAAACTGTATCGGTGTGCCGGTTGTTCGTGGAGAGGCATTCTTTGACGAATCATACAGCGGAAACCCTCTTGTAAATGTAGTTGCAGTGGGACTTGCACGTGAAAAGGACGTTGTGACCGCATGTGCCCAGAAAGCAGGTAACAAGCTTGTACTTATGGGTTCCACCACCGGAAGAGACGGACTTGGTGGAGCATCATTCGCATCAAGAGACCTTTCCGAAGATTCTGAAGCTGAAGACAGGCCAAGTATCCAGATAGGTGACCCGTTCACAGAGAAACTGGTTATAGAAGCAACACTTGAAGCCATTGGAAAAGGATACGTAAAATCATGCAGAGACCTTGGAGCAGCAGGACTTGCCGGTGCAAGTTCAGAGATGGCATCCAAGGGCAACCTTGGAATGAGGATCATTGCAGACAATGTTATTCTCCGTGAGAGCGGCATGACAGCATATGAGATCCTCATTGCGGAATCACAGGAACGTATGCTCCTTGAGGTCGAGCCTGAAAATGTTGATGCAGTACTTGATATCGCAAAGAAGTATGACCTTAACGGAAGTATGATCGGCGAGCTTACAAAGGAACTTAACTACACCGTAGAATTCCAGGGAGAGATTGCAGCGGACATTCCTGTAAAACTTCTGACCGAAGGTGCACCAACCTTTGAACGTCCTTCAACCGCTCCACAGCCACGTGATATCGGCGAAAAACCGGAACTTCCAGCAGATATAAAGCAGGCAATTCTCAACGTATTATCATCACACAACGTTGCATCAAAGAGATGGATATACAGACAGTACGACCATGAAGTTCAGGTCAGAACTGTTACAAAACCAGGCGATGATGCAGGTATTTTGAGGATAGACGGAAACGAGGGAATAGCACTTTCATGCGGATGCAACCCAAGACACACATACCTTGACCCATATGCAGGCGGAAAAGGAACTGTTGTTGAGAACGCAATGAACCTTGCAGTAAAAGGTGCACGTGGAATAGCAATAGTAGATTGTCTTAACTTCGGAAACCCTGAGAGACCTGATATTTACTGGCAGTTCAAGCACGCAATTCTCGGACTTGGAGATGCTGCAAGAGAACTTTCAATACCTGTTGTCGGTGGAAACGTTTCCCTTTACAATGAGAGTGGTGAATTTAAGACAGCAATCGTCCCAACACCATCCATCGGTCTTGCAGGTTACATCAAAGATGTAGCAAAAGCACCGGCAGGAGTGTTCTCAAATAGAGGTGACACAATCATCCTTGTTGGAAGCACATCCGATGAACTCGGAGGCTCTGAGTACTATAACGTAATAGGAAAGAAGAAGGTAGGAAAGGCCCCACAGGTTCCTGAAAACGTAAATGCTGTCATTGATGCGCTTATCAGCCTTGCAGAAAGTGAAAAACTCAGTGCATCACACGATGTTTCACTTGGTGGAATTGTAGTGGCACTTGCAGAGATGTGTGAGAAGACAGGTGCGGAAGTTGATCTTAGCGGTGTGGCAGAGAATTTAAGAACCGATGATGTCCTTTTCTCTGAATCATATGCAAGAGCACTTATCGCAACCTCTGAGCCGGATGCTGTAAAGGAAATGCTTAAAGGCGTACCTTACACAGTCATTGGTACTGTTGGCGGAAACGCACTGAGCATCCAGATAGGTGACTTAAAGGCAGAGTTAACCCTTGATGAGATAAAAGAGGCAAGAGAAAGCCTCATGACCTTGATGATGGAATAACCATCATCAATACTTACTTTTTTAATTTGCTTGATCCAGGCTCTGTAGAGATCCTGTTCTTATTAGTGACGAAAACTTTGCTTTTTTCAGTTTCATGAAAACAATATGGAATCTAAAAAATATACAGAGCCTTGATCTACTGACTACGATAAAGAATAACTAAGCTATAGAGCAGCAGCTTTCTTTCCAAAACAGTGAAAAAAAATCTAAAATAAAAAGCCGGCAGAAACCGGATAAAGTAAAGAAGAATGGTAAAAACCATTCTTGAATAGTTTTATTCTTCCTTTTCGCCAAATCCGAATTTGCGCAGTACTCTTGTGATCTTGATATTTACAGTGTCGCCGACCTGGGTACCAGGCACAAAGATAACAAAGCCTTCGATCCTGGCGATGCCGTCTCCTTCTCTTGCAATATCTTCAATTGTTACTTCATAGGTCTCGCCAACATCTACAGGAGCTGTTGATTCTCTGTCATTGTTATTAAACAAAATAATACACGTCCTTTAATTCAAAATGAAGATTGAAGACCATACTGAAAAAAACCACGATAAAAATGTAATATCAATGAATCCAGAATAGTATCAAATCTTATAGCGCATAGTACACACAACAGATATTTAAAACTTCTCTGTACAAAACAGGGTCAGTGCAGAAACCATATCTTATTTATTCTTTAGAATAAAATAGGTAGTTATAAATCACAAGCTCACTGTTTAATCAAAGTAATTTTAGGGATGAATATA
The sequence above is a segment of the uncultured Methanolobus sp. genome. Coding sequences within it:
- the purL gene encoding phosphoribosylformylglycinamidine synthase subunit PurL → MLPENDLQIITEKMGREPNLVEQGCFLNLWSEHCSYRSSAPLLKTFTTTGEKVIIGPGDDAAIVSFGNGWVLAIGMESHNHPSYVDPYNGAATGVGGIVRDIISMGARPIALMDPLYFGPLNNPKNLYLFEHIIEGIAGYGNCIGVPVVRGEAFFDESYSGNPLVNVVAVGLAREKDVVTACAQKAGNKLVLMGSTTGRDGLGGASFASRDLSEDSEAEDRPSIQIGDPFTEKLVIEATLEAIGKGYVKSCRDLGAAGLAGASSEMASKGNLGMRIIADNVILRESGMTAYEILIAESQERMLLEVEPENVDAVLDIAKKYDLNGSMIGELTKELNYTVEFQGEIAADIPVKLLTEGAPTFERPSTAPQPRDIGEKPELPADIKQAILNVLSSHNVASKRWIYRQYDHEVQVRTVTKPGDDAGILRIDGNEGIALSCGCNPRHTYLDPYAGGKGTVVENAMNLAVKGARGIAIVDCLNFGNPERPDIYWQFKHAILGLGDAARELSIPVVGGNVSLYNESGEFKTAIVPTPSIGLAGYIKDVAKAPAGVFSNRGDTIILVGSTSDELGGSEYYNVIGKKKVGKAPQVPENVNAVIDALISLAESEKLSASHDVSLGGIVVALAEMCEKTGAEVDLSGVAENLRTDDVLFSESYARALIATSEPDAVKEMLKGVPYTVIGTVGGNALSIQIGDLKAELTLDEIKEARESLMTLMME
- a CDS encoding TRAM domain-containing protein: MFNNNDRESTAPVDVGETYEVTIEDIAREGDGIARIEGFVIFVPGTQVGDTVNIKITRVLRKFGFGEKEE